The Paenibacillus mucilaginosus 3016 genome includes the window CTTTCGGGGGAGAAAACCCGCGCCTGCAGTGAGGCAGATCACATTCTCGAGGGGAATGTTCCCTGAGACCCGGGTGGTTTTTTACCGGAAACGCAGGCATAGACCCCTACCGCACAATCAGGGTTTTCCCTGAATTACAAAGGCTCCGACAGCCGTTACAATGGAGAGACATGGTTTTGCCTGCGGAAATCACTAGGTGTTCCTGTCCGCAGGACTTCATTCGTATAGGAACCTTTGTAAGATCAGGGCGTAAGGAGGCCGGTGGCCATGAAAAAAATACAGGAGCTGTTCGACAGGCTGCGGACCGAAACGGGCAGCGACTTCGTCGGCATTGCCGTGACGGACGGGAGCCACCGGCAGGGCCGCTGGATCGGCGCCTCGGGCAGCCAGAATGACCGGTACCGCCATATGGTGCTGAAGCCGGGCCGCGGGCTGGCCGGAACGGCCCTGCTGACCGCCCGTTCGGTAACCGGCCGGGCCGGAAGCGGGCCGCGGGCGTCGGGGAGCGCGGAATGTCCGCTGATGCTTGCCGAAGGGCTGTCCTCTGCCGCGGCCGTACCGATCCGCCACCTCGGGCGGATGCTCGGTGTGCTCTATGTCGGGATGCGGCAGGAGCACGAATACACCTCCGGCTCCCTGACGGTTCTGGAAGCGCGGGCCGAGACGATCGGCGGACAGCTCCGGGACGGGGGATTCGCGGGGGAACCTCATAGGAATCATTCGTGAATCTCGCTTATGAGATTCTTTTTTTGTTATGATAAGAGGAGACGGCTGAGTACAATCGCTGCATGCGGCAGGAGGAGTGGGGAACGGAAATGATTAAGCTGGTAATCGTAGACGACCATGCGGTGGTGCGCAGCGGACTCTCGATGCTTCTGAACGCCAAGGAGGATCT containing:
- a CDS encoding GAF domain-containing protein, translated to MKKIQELFDRLRTETGSDFVGIAVTDGSHRQGRWIGASGSQNDRYRHMVLKPGRGLAGTALLTARSVTGRAGSGPRASGSAECPLMLAEGLSSAAAVPIRHLGRMLGVLYVGMRQEHEYTSGSLTVLEARAETIGGQLRDGGFAGEPHRNHS